In Vitis vinifera cultivar Pinot Noir 40024 chromosome 17, ASM3070453v1, one genomic interval encodes:
- the LOC100261051 gene encoding probable adenylate kinase 7, mitochondrial yields the protein MAGLCRLKLAAPLLLHLRRLTLSRSFGAAAAAQPQFNVDYHPESEYEPLRGSAAAPMVDSEGSAPSRGVQWVFIGNPGAKKHVYAGKLSKLLQVPHISIASLVRQDLHPRSSLYEQIANAVNNGKLVPENVIFGLLSERLEAGYYRGECGFILDGIPRSVSQAEILDQLAVIDLVVNFKCADDFFVEDRESGISSHCNECCSTNNSDSVTLDIPTRPVQAKIAKSVTTSKEGAWKGTVRVYLEQIKPLEDYYRKQKKLLNFQVGNAPGETWKGLLAALHLKHVDAKHSSQKLTAGFTSH from the exons ATGGCGGGACTCTGCCGCCTGAAATTGGCGGCGCCACTGCTGCTCCACCTTCGGAGACTCACTCTCAGCCGATCTTTCGGTGCAGCCGCAGCAGCTCAACCACAATTCAACGTCGATTACCATCCCGAGAGCGAGTACGAGCCCCTCCGTGGATCGGCTGCGGCGCCGATGGTAGATTCTGAAGGTTCGGCGCCGAGCAGAGGAGTGCAGTGGGTGTTCATAGGAAACCCCGGCGCAAAGAAGCACGTGTACGCAGGGAAACTCTCAAAGCTTCTACAGGTTCCTCACATTTCAATCGCGAGCCTCGTTCGGCAAGATCTTCATCCTCGTTCTTCACTTTACGAACAG ATTGCAAATGCAGTGAACAATGGTAAACTTGTTCCGGAGAATGTCATATTTGGATTGTTGTCGGAGAGGCTGGAAGCTGGATATTACAGAGGTGAGTGCGGGTTCATTCTTGATGGAATTCCTCGATCTGTGAGCCAAGCG GAGATCCTCGACCAACTTGCTGTCATTGATCTGGTTGTGAATTTTAAATGCGCTGATGATTTCTTTGTTGAAGACCGAGAAAGTGGCATTTCTTCCCATTGTAATGAATGTTGTAGCACAAACAACTCTGATTCTGTAACTCTGGACATTCCCACAAGGCCTGTTCAAGCAAAAATTGCAAAATCAGTCACTACTAGCAAGGAAGGTGCTTGGAAGGGAACAGTTCGGGTCTATTTGGAGCAG ATCAAGCCACTAGAAGATTACTACAGAAAACAGAAGAAGCTTCTCAACTTTCAAGTAGGCAATGCACCTGGGGAAACCTGGAAAGGGCTATTGGCCGCATTACATCTCAAGCATGTAGATGCTAAGCATTCTTCACAGAAATTGACTGCCGGATTCACCAGTCATTGA
- the LOC100243936 gene encoding probable inactive leucine-rich repeat receptor-like protein kinase At3g03770 — translation MGYLSLLLLIFLSWNFFILGTHQLQSSQTQVLLQLRKQLEYPVQLEIWKDHTLDFCYLSSSTQVNITCQDSFVTGIKIMGDKTVKDSNFDGFAIPTVTLSGAFSMDSFVTTLARLTSLRVLSLVSLGIWGPLPDKIHRLSSLEYLDLSSNFLFGSVPPKICTMVKLQALSLDGNYFNGTVPDCLDSLSNLTVLSLGNNRLNGPFPASIQRIATLSDLDFSGNEISGKLPDLSRLTSLHLLDMSKNKLDSKLPALPKGVAMAFLSNNSFMGEIPQQYSRLVQLQHLDLSFNFLTGTPPEALFSLPNISYLNLASNTLSGSLSNHIHCSSELSFVDISNNKLTGGLPSCLSTALDKRVVNSDGNCLSIGFQHQHPDSYCMAVPVKKKESRSKDMGILVAVIGGVFVATLLLVFGCFFVCKRCCSRSISEQHLLHKTVQENSTTGLSSELLTNARFIPQVAKLGTEGVPVCRVFSLEELREATNNFDRSTFMGDGSNGKLYKGRLENGTQVAIRCLPLSKKYTIRNLKLRLDLIARLRHTHLVCLLGHGIDTGGRDDSSVYKVFLIYEYLPNGNFRSHLSENGPEKALKWSERLSVLIGVAKALHFLHTGVIPGFFNNRLKTNNILLNEHGMAKLSDYGLSIISEENDKHGEKGDGLKSWQMTKLEDDVYSFGLILLESLVGPSVSARREAFLQNEMASFGSQDGRRRIVDPTVLATCSQESLSIAISITNKCISLDSSTRPSAEDILWNLQYAAQIQTTADGDQRTDTAPYH, via the exons ATGGGCTATTTGAGTTTGCTTTTGCTGATATTTCTTTCATGGAATTTCTTCATCTTGGGTACCCATCAACTGCAATCCTCTCAAACCCAAGTGCTTCTTCAGCTAAGAAAGCAGCTTGAGTATCCAGTTCAGTTAGAGATTTGGAAGGACCATACCTTAGATTTCTGTTATTTATCATCTTCCACACAAGTAAACATCACCTGCCAAGACAGCTTTGTCACAGGGATCAAGATTATGGGTGATAAGACTGTTAAGGATAGTAATTTTGATGGGTTTGCCATTCCAACTGTAACTCTATCTGGGGCCTTCTCTATGGATTCTTTTGTGACAACTCTGGCCAGGCTAACCAGCTTGAGAGTTCTTAGCCTGGTGTCTTTGGGCATTTGGGGTCCACTGCCAGACAAAATTCATCGGTTATCTTCACTTGAATACTTGGATTTGAGTTCCAATTTTCTCTTTGGTTCAGTTCCTCCTAAGATCTGTACAATGGTGAAGCTCCAAGCTCTTTCACTTGATGGCAATTACTTCAATGGTACAGTGCCTGATTGCTTGGATTCACTATCGAATCTAACAGTTCTGAGCCTGGGGAACAATCGTTTGAATGGTCCATTCCCAGCTTCAATTCAGAGGATCGCCACTCTCAGTGATCTTGACTTCTCAGGCAATGAGATATCCGGAAAATTGCCTGATCTAAGCAGGTTAACTAGTCTTCATTTGCTGGAtatgagtaaaaataaattggattcCAAACTACCTGCTCTGCCCAAAGGGGTGGCCATGGCTTTCCTCAGCAACAACTCTTTCATGGGTGAGATTCCTCAGCAATATAGCCGACTAGTTCAACTTCAACACCTTGATTTGTCATTCAATTTTCTCACAGGAACACCCCCAGAAGCACTTTTCTCTTTGCCCAACATCAGTTACTTGAATTTGGCATCAAACACTTTGAGTGGATCGCTTTCCAACCATATACACTGCAGCAGTGAGCTTAGCTTTGTCGACATATCAAATAATAAGTTAACAGGTGGATTGCCTTCATGTTTGAGCACTGCATTAGATAAGAGAGTTGTTAATTCTGATGGGAATTGTCTGTCCATCGGTTTCCAGCACCAGCATCCTGACTCTTACTGCATGGCAGTCCCAGTAAAGAAGAAAGAATCGAGAAGCAAAGATATGGGAATATTAGTGGCTGTCATTGGGGGGGTCTTTGTTGCTACTCTGCTTCTGGTTTTTGGCTGTTTCTTTGTGTGTAAAAGATGTTGTTCACGGAGTATATCAGAGCAGCATTTATTGCATAAGACCGTGCAAGAGAACTCGACAACTGGGTTATCCTCTGAGCTTCTAACAAATGCAA GGTTTATCCCTCAAGTAGCCAAATTGGGAACAGAAGGTGTTCCAGTGTGCCGGGTGTTTTCTTTGGAAGAGTTAAGGGAAGCTACAAACAACTTTGATCGGTCTACCTTTATGGGTGATGGTTCAAATGGGAAG CTTTACAAGGGACGATTGGAGAATGGAACCCAAGTAGCTATAAGGTGTCTGCCTTTGTCAAAGAAGTATACAATCCGAAATCTTAAGCTGAGGTTGGATTTGATTGCAAGGCTTCGCCACACACATTTGGTTTGCCTTTTGGGGCATGGTATTGATACTGGTGGTCGAGATGATTCCAGTGTATACAAAGTTTTTCTCATTTACGAGTATCTGCCTAATGGGAACTTTCGCAGCCATCTCTCTG AGAATGGTCCAGAAAAGGCTCTGAAATGGTCAGAGAGATTGTCTGTTCTAATTGGAGTTGCCAAGGCTTTGCACTTTCTGCACACTGGAGTTATTCCTGGTTTCTTCAACAATCGACTGAAGACGAATAATATCTTGCTGAATGAGCATGGGATGGCAAAGTTGAGTGACTATGGGCTCTCCATTATCTCAGAAGAGAATGACAAACATGGG GAAAAAGGGGATGGCCTGAAGTCATG GCAAATGACAAAATTAGAAGATGATGTGTATAGCTTCGGATTAATATTGCTTGAGTCATTGGTTGGACCGTCGGTTTCTGCAAGAAGGGAAGCGTTTCTACAAAATGAAATG GCATCTTTTGGGAGCCAGGACGGTCGGAGAAGAATAGTGGACCCAACTGTACTTGCCACTTGTTCACAAGAGTCTCTATCCATTGCCATTTCCATAACAAACAAATGCATTTCTCTTGATTCCTCGACCCGCCCATCTGCGGAGGATATCCTCTGGAACTTGCAGTATGCAGCTCAAATCCAAACCACAGCGGACGGCGATCAGAGGACGGACACGGCACCGTATCACTGA
- the LOC100266261 gene encoding argininosuccinate synthase, chloroplastic codes for MPYISCNSLTSHNWKERELCLEATMAQLQAISSYSSTDLLFRRPKLESSPYHDKLYWWRQLPFVPELGTRGSGINGQAIVHNNGSLFQNLTRVHSNQAIRAVVSSEKETVTSGASNGGLRGKLNKVVLAYSGGLDTSVIVPWLRQNYGCEVVCFTADVGQGIKELEGLEEKAKASGACQLVVKDLKEEFVKDYIFPCLRAGAIYERKYLLGTSMARPVIAKAMVDVAKEVGADAVSHGCTGKGNDQVRFELTFFALNPELNVVAPWREWEIRGREDAIEYAKKHNVPVPVTKKSIYSRDRNLWHLSHEGDILEDPENEPKNDMYMMSVDPEHAPDQPEYIEIGMVSGLPVSVNGKELSPASLLSKLNEIGGRHGIGRIDMVENRLVGMKSRGVYETPGGTILFTAARELESLTLDRESIQQKDSLALKYAELVYAGRWFDPIRESIDAFMKKITETTTGSVRLKLYKGSVTVAGLKSPYSLYRQDISSFESGQIYDQADAAGFIRLYGLPMKVRAMLEKGI; via the exons ATGCCATATATAAGCTGCAATTCTCTGACTAGTCACAACTGGAAAGAACGAGAGCTCTGTTTGGAGGCTACAATGGCTCAGTTGCAGGCTATTTCTTCGTATTCCTCGACCGATCTCCTTTTCCGTCGACCCAAACTAG agTCATCTCCTTATCATGATAAGTTGTACTGGTGGAGGCAGTTGCCATTTGTCCCAGAG CTAGGGACAAGGGGGAGTGGGATTAACGGGCAGGCCATTGTTCATAACAATGGAAGTCTTTTCCAAAATCTTACTCGAGTTCATAGCAATCAAG CTATTCGAGCCGTTGTAAGCAGTGAGAAGGAGACCGTCACATCGGGTGCTTCAAATGGTGGTTTACGTGGAAAATTGAATAAAGTGGTTCTGGCCTATAGTGGTGGCTTGGACACTTCTGTTATTGTCCCCTGGCTGAG GCAAAATTATGGCTGCGAGGTTGTTTGCTTCACTGCAGATGTTGGTCAA GGTATAAAGGAATTAGAGGGTTTGGAAGAAAAGGCCAAGGCAAGTGGGGCTTGCCAATTAGTGGTGAAGGATTTAAAGGAGGAGTTTGTGAAAGATTACATATTTCCTTGTCTACGAGCTGGTGCAATCTATGAAAGGAAGTACTTGCTAGGAACCTCAATGGCTCGCCCAGTAATTGCAAAG GCCATGGTTGATGTAGCTAAAGAAGTTGGAGCCGATGCTGTTTCTCATGGATGCACAGGGAAAGGAAATGACCAG GTCCGGTTTGAGCTTACTTTCTTTGCTCTAAATCCTGAACTCAATGTAGTAGCTCCTTGGAGGGAATGGGAAATTAGAGGGAGAGAAGATGCTATTGAATATGCGAAGAAACATAATGTGCCTGTTCCAGTGACCAAGAAATCAATTTACAGCAGAGATAGGAATCTGTGGCACCTCAGCCACGAG GGAGACATTTTGGAAGACCCAGAGAATGAGCCAAAGAATGATATGTACATGATGTCTGTTGACCCAGAACACGCTCCCGACCAGCCTGA ATACATAGAAATTGGGATGGTTTCAGGCCTGCCTGTGTCGGTCAATGGGAAGGAGCTCTCTCCAGCATCTCTTCTATCTAAGCTAAATGAAATTGGTGGAAGACATGGAATTGGGCGTATTGACATGGTTGAAAACAGGCTTGTTGGAATGAAAAGCCGCGGAGTCTATGAAACCCCTGGTGGAACCATTCTTTTCACTGCTGCCCGTGAACTGGAATCTCTAACACTTGATCGTGAATCAATTCAACAGAAAGACTCGCTAGCTCTTAAGTATGCAGAACTAGTGTATGCAGGCAGGTGGTTTGACCCAATTCGCGAGTCCATAGATGCTTTCATGAAGAAGATCACAGAAACTACAACTGGGTCCGTGAGGCTCAAACTCTACAAAGGATCTGTCACTGTTGCCGGTCTCAAAAGCCCCTACAGCCTCTACAGGCAAGATATTTCATCGTTTGAGAGCGGGCAGATCTATGATCAGGCTGATGCTGCCGGATTCATTCGGCTCTATGGTCTTCCAATGAAGGTGAGAGCAATGCTTGAGAAgggtatttga